CTGGCACCAAAGCGCCCGATCTTAACATACAAGTTTGCATAAAACTCACCTGGATCTTTACCAAACAACACTAATGCCGCGTTTGTCAGCCCCTCCTTCGTCAGCAGCCGTAGCTTTTTCAACAGAGTCGCAGTGGACAGCCCAGAAACATTCGGTAACCGCCCCGCAGTCAGCGCCTCATTTTTAAACCATTCAATCGTCGTCTCATCAATATCATCCAAGCACGCATTTCCCTGAATCGCACGATCCCAAGTCAGCCCCATTTTCTTCAACAGAAACTCATTGAGCGCTGCCCCCTTAAGCTCCTGCTTCACGCTGCCCGAACGCCAGTAGTAGGCCCCACGCAAAGAGATCGGCACTGTCGACGGTTCCACGATAATTTCAAGGAAAGGTTTGCCCGCATCTTCCTGCAAATTGATCGCCGGCATTAGCCCCAGCTGATCACGGATCTTATTCGGCAGATTCTCCAAAAGCTTCTTAGCATTGCTGACCCCGATGACCAATCCCACATCGTCCTTACCGATATAAATTCGTCCCCCCTGCGCATTGGCGAAGCCACAAATCCACTTCAAATAGTCATCGTGCCAAGATTGCTTGAATTCAACATTTTGGGATTCCGAGTTCATACGCAACCTCCTAGAAACGGGAACGCCAAGCCCCAACTTGGCGAGGCTAGGAACGTCGACAAAGTCCAAATCTTAAATCGATTATCCATGGCTCTTCCGCTCATTAAAATGCCAAAAGAGAAGCCGCCCTGAGGCTCTGCTCTCTTGAACTGTTGAGTCGCCCAGATACGGAAACGGGTCGCCACATGACTTTTCACGCGGTAGCCGACCGAGATGATCATGTCCAAATTGTAGTAATCCAGCAGGCGTTTCACCTCCCGCTTCCCCTCTAATCGAACTGACAAGAATTTCTTGTGAGTTGCCTCCAGCACGAGTTCCTTTTCCTCGTAAATGTTTAATATATGCTGACTTACATTCTGCTGTGTTGTTTGAAACAGCTCCGCCATCAATGGCTGTGTCAGCCAGAACGACTCATCCTCAAAACGAACATCCAATTTCAATTGACCATCTTCAGCCTGATAGACCAAGAACTGCCCCTTGGCGGCTTCGCCGAGGTCTGAGTGCTGAGTGCTAGGTCCTGAGTGGCTGCTTAAATCATCCTTCATAATTCATCCCTCCTAATTCGGCTGAGCCGCGCACAGCCGGAAGTTGCGAAGCGAGTTTTTCGTCGGTGTTGAAATCGGTCATGATCAGGAAACCTCCGCAATCGACTTGTCGCACTCTTCGACTATGTATGCTGGAATCGTGTCATATTTAGCGGGGTCGAGTTGGCAGATAAATTCATTCTCAATATGATATGTTTCTTTGATGAATTTCTCGATAACAGGATCATTCTCATCATGGTCAATAAGTCTGCACACTTGCAGCTTCTCATAGCCATTGGTGCATGCATGATACAGCTGCTTCATGGCTGCAGTATCAATAACACGGCTTAACGCATCAGCGTATGAAAAGTCAGCGATATCACTAGATATTAATTCGCACCCCGCTGAGAACTTTGAAGGATCCATTTCAGGATAATCATCATCTTCATTTTTAAGCTCACGGCTATCAATCGCACGTGCTCGCTTATGCTGAAGATTTGAAAGCACCTGATACGCATCACCTTTGTTGTCGATAATCTCGAGATGACGCCTCATATAAATTAATTTTATAATATCATCTTTAGTCGATCCTAGCGCAGCCTTACAAATCTGAGCGAAAGTTTCTATATCATTCCGTCCAATCTCTAATTCTTCGACGATACCATTAGCCAATTTCAAGAATGAGGCAGCTGTCTGATTACCAAATTTATGAGATAGTGATTTGATTGTATCGATGATCGGCTCCACGTCATGAGTGAGCATTAAAACTGTTTTACTTTTCAAGCAAGAGTCAGTATCCCGCCGAAAAAGCATTTCAAGAATCGCGTATTTTTTGTTCTTATCGAATGAAGAAATAGGGTCATCGAGAATGATCAAGTCCGGCTGCTTTGACAGGCATTCATACATAAAAAGAACGATAGAAAAAGCATTCCTCTCTCCAAAGCTGAGATGCTGTTTCCCGCCACTAAGGTGCTGTTTATGATCCACGTGCAGCAGTTTTAATCGCGCTTGATCACCTTCACCTACAATCTCAACCTTATAGCGATATCCCGCATAAGAAAGGAATTCGTTTATATCTTTTTGATGCTTCTCAACAACTCGCTGCATCTCCCTTCGCTGTTGGATGATCTTTCCCTGAAGTTGACCTGCTTTGTCAATGATAGCATCGATCGATACATTTATCGGATCAATAGATCTTTGCGTCTTATCAGAGTTCAACTCCGAGAAAGCTTTCAGATCGATCTTATAGGTAGGAAGTATTTCAGCCACCTGTTCACCTTCTTTGAACTGAAAACCCGAAAGTGTCCGTAGTTTTTCAAGTTTCTCGACCAGTAAATCAATTCGTTCCTTCACAATGACCAGAAAACTCTCGTGCTCTTTTTCAAGGCCATCCTTCAAAGTAATGATGTTTGAAAGTGTTGCCTTCGCATCCTCTGAAAAATAATCACCTAATCGACCAATTACCCCAATAATTGCCACTAAATTTTTAATGGTGTTCTTGTCATATTCTTGGCCAACCTTTCTAATCTGTTCTTTTTTATCTACCGCGTTCGAAGTGCAAAAGGGGCAGTTATCCGAAAGATCTGCATACTCATAACCCTTAGTTTGCCAATCGACCCAACCGACACTATTCTGGCTTTGAATAAACGGCTTATAGCATTCGAGCTCTGCAGGAATATGCTGGATTTTATTTCCTGCCGCTAAGCCCTTTATCCCTGTTGATGATTTTGCAATTCCATTTTTTGTCAGTTTAAAGGCTGCCCCCATTTCCTTGAGAGTAGAAATCAACGCTTCCAGTTCTTCATTGCCAACAAACAACTGCTTCATCTCAGAAACCAGCTCTTCGATGTCTCGCTCTTTTTGCCTGTAGCTCTCTGTTTTGATAAAAACGTCAAAGCTATTATTGAGCAGCTCATCCTGCCTAAAAGTAAACTGGTTTACATACTCTTCATTGAAACACATTACGTTATGAAGAGATTCCAACCCAGATATTTCAGGGCTCTGATTATCCGGATTAACTTCTCTCAACTTAAAGGGAATTAGTTCGTCTAGGTTCGAACCCTCAGTTGTCGCGAGGCTTATTGCTCGTGCAATCGTGCTCTTACCCGTTCCATTCGGCGCAAATTTGATATTCAGTTTCTTTTCGGCCAGCGTAATGCTAGCGGAATCGATGTTATTGCAGTTTTTGATTTCGATATTCATGTCATTTCCAATTCTGTAGATCACCCGAGATTCACCCGCCACTCCCCAGTGAGCAGTTTCTGCATTAGGCCACGTTTTTGGGCTTTGTATTTTTCAGTTATCAGTTTTAGGAGAGTAATTTCTTCCTGAGATCTAGTCAGAGCTTCTGCTATCGCTTGCTGTTCATCCCAAGATGGCAAAGGCAACTCCACCATATTGTAGGCTGACATCGTCAGTCCAAAACGAGTAACTCCATTAGCTTGACGCGAGAACTCGTATCGAATTCTTGGCGTATGAAGTGCGAAGTTTAAATATGGACCAAATAATTCTTCATTGGGACGAAGAATAGCAAGATGATAGCCGCACACTAAATCCTGCGGGGCTTCTAACACACATGCTGAGTTTGCGATGTCATCAGCAGTTTCTGAGTCTTTTGTTAATATGACATCATGGACTCTCAGCTGGTATTTTTCGATCTCACTTGAACTTGCCGAGGCAGACATAAAACCAAGCTTTTGTGTTATGTAATAGTTCCGGTAAACATCCATGTAGTTACATAATCGAACAGGCATCTCTCCTTCATGAACCTTCTTATCAACATTGCTAGTTATGACTTCGCAAACCTCCCCAACTTTCACTTTTCTGGATTCGCGCCGATTGCTATTGTTATGGGCCCCGGGGATCAACTCCTGCATCAACCCACGGAACCGGCGTTCCTTCGCCTCGATCAGGCGCTCGGTTTTCTCGATGGCGGCATCCCAGGTGGACAGCACAGCGGCGATGGCTTTTTGCTCGGGAAGCGGGGGGAGAAGAATGGGGAAGGCTTTGAGTAAGTCCGTGTTCAATCGTCCCGTGCCGTGACCTGCAGAATCCACTAGTCTCATAAGCTTATGCTTACTTCCAACTAGGTAATACAGGACATACTTTGGATCAATTCCATCATCCAAAACCAAGGCTTTGATGTCTTGATTAAAAGCTAGTTCGCGCCCAGCGAGACATACGGGAACATCCTTAAACAAAGTCATGCCTCGAACCAAAATTAGAAGCGAATCAGCGGGTGTAATTTTAGCCTTAGCCTCTCCAAGCTCTGATAACATCAGGAGAGAACTACGAAGAACGGGCACTTTCAAATCTTTCGCAGTAATCCATGGCAAATGATCCCCCCAAAGGTTATTATCCCGTTTACTAGGTGTTCCGCCCGATCGAACCGAACAGATATTCTGTAGCTCTTGAAACTTCATACTTTTCCTCCCATCTGAATCCACCACGCGACTTGTGTGGTTTGACGTAGGGTCTTCATAGGTGAAGACCGCGATACAGCTCGCACAGACACGGTCTCCACAAGTGGAGCCCCTACGATTTCCCCCACCCGCGTCGAAAGCCTTGCTGACTCTAAAATTGGAGCCTTTCGTTGCGCTCCAAAGTTCAAGCCCACCATTTTTCCCATGTGGAAAAAATGCTTCTGACGATAATTTTCGCAGACCGCATGGGCTTGAATGACTCGTAAACTCTCAGTTGTTGCAAATTTTGCAACAACTGCCTGCAGTCCGGAGTTCTGAACCGTTGCATTTTTTGCAACAGTTGCTCGTCTCAATAGAACACTGCGAATTCCACTGACCATCTCCACCAAACAGGTCGAAATCGACCAGTTTAAGATTTGAAAAAACGCACTCATCCTTGTTTGCCTTTCTTTTTATGAAATTCGCCACCCGCAACGCGCCCCGGTGCGGCGACGTCCTCCCCGCGTTCGAGTTTTAATAGCATTTCCACCGCGCCAGAATTAAACTTTGAAAGAGCGAACCACTTTTTGCCCAAATCCTTTAAGGACGCTCCGATATCTTCTGCGAAAACAGAGGAGAGATACCTCCAACCGCCGTGACCACTTGAGGTCGCAGATTGCGACTTCAAACTGGATGAGTCACAATTGGCGACCAGTTCATCCAATTCACCCTGAGTGAATTGAAATCTGAATGAATGAGGAAAACACTTAACCTTTCTATTTACCTGTTCCTTCATGCTTTTTTGCCTTCTATTTTTTTGACGATCCGATCCTCCACTAAGATCTGCATTTGCTGGACCGCGGTCTGGTTTAAACGCTGCAAGCGATCCGCTGCGGGGAGGCCTTCTTCAATAAAGTGGGCGTTGAGACTTTCCAGATTGGCGAGGCAGACCAATTGCGAGCTATTTGCGAAGTCGCGGATATTGCCTTTCTCCTGCGGATTATCTTCTCGCCACTGCTGAGCGGTTTTGCCGAAGAGCGCCATGTTCAAAAGATCGGCTTCGGAGGCGTAGATCCGATTGATCTGGGCTTTATTTAAAGTGTCGGGGATCAAATGCGCTTGGATCGCATCGGTGTGGATGCGGTAGTTGATCTTGGTGAGGTTACGACGGACATCCCATCCGAGTTGCTTTTGTTCCAGCTCCTTGAGGCGCTGAAACTCTTTAATCAAGTAAATCTTAAATTCCGCACTGATCCACATACCGAATTCAAAGGCGATATCCTGATGAGCATACGTGCCTCCATAGCGGCCTGCCTTAGCAACCAAGCCAACCGCATTAGTCTTAGCGACCCATTCTTTAACGCTGATCTTATAGCTATTGAGTCCCACCTGACTTTTAATTGTGGCAAATTCGCCATAATTAAAATCCGGGTTATGCACCTTCTCCCAGATGCCCAAAAACTCGACGGTGTTTCGATTGCGCAACCAATCAGCGATAAAAAAATCGCCGTCTTTGGCCTGCAACATATCCGTCAGTGAGATGAAATCCATATCACCTTTGGAAAACACCGCGATTGCGGTTCCCTGAACATCGATGGTTTTATTTTTACGCATGATTCAGCTCTCTGGGTTCCGATTAATTTGCTTCAGCTTCTCGGCCATCTGCGCACGCACTTCGACAAGCTCGGCTTCAAGCGCGTCGATTTCTGTTTGCACCTCGTCGATGTTGATCGGCTCTTCTTCCTCAAAGGTGTCCACGTAGCGTGGGATATTGAGATTGAAATCGTTTTCCGCGATCTCGCTGACGGGCGCGAGATAGGCGTATTTATCGATGGTCTTCCGCGCGCGGAAGGTGGCCATGATCTTATCTAGGTGCTCAGCGGAGAGATTGTTTTGGTTTTTACCGGAAACGAACTCACGGCTGGCGTCGACAAAGAGCACGTCCTGACAGCTTTCGCGTGGACCGCCCTTCTCGCGGGCACGGTCGAAAACGAGGATCGCGACGGGGATATTAGTGGTGGGAAAGAGATTGCCCGGCATGCCGATCACGGCGTCGAGCAGGTTTTCCTCAATCATCTTCTGACGAATGCGCCCCTCGGCTGCACCACGGAAGAGCACACCGTGCGGCACGACGACGGAGACGCGGCCGGATTTCTCCAAAGCAGTCTCGATCATGTGGCTGATAAAGGCCCAGTCGGCCTTGCTCTTAGGCGGCACACCACGCCAGAAACGGTTGTAAGTGTCGCTTTCGGCATTTTCCGCACCCCACTTGTCCAGCGAGAAAGGCGGATTGGCCACCACACAATCGAACTGCATCAAGCGATCGTTTTCAACCAATAGCGGCCCGTTCAAGGTATCACACCATTCGATGCGGGCACTATCGAAGCTGTGCAGAAACATATTCATGCGGCACAAGGCCCAGGTGCTACCATTCGACTCTTGACCGTAGAGCGCGAAGTCACGCCCCGCAATTTGACGCGATGCCTGCACCAGCAGTCCACCGGAACCACAGGTTGGGTCGCAAATACGGTCGCCAGCCTTCGGCTCAACCAAGCGAGCGACCAACTCGGTAACTTGCAGCGGGGTAAAGAACTCGCCCGCCTTTTTGCCAGAGTCTGCAGCGAAGCGCTCGATCAGGTAGATATAAGTGTTACCGATCACATCTTCCGACACACGGCTTGGGCGCATATCCAGCTGCGGCTTGTGGAAGTCTTCCAAGAGCGTCTTAAGACGACGATTGCGGTCTTTGGTCTTCCCCAGATTGGACTCGCTGTTGAAATTGATATTACGAAAGACCCCTTCGAGCTTGGCCTTATTGTTGGATTCAACGTGCTCCAGCACGACATTGATCAGTTCGCCGATATTGGCCGCCGAGCGGCGCTCATAAAGACTGTAATAATTTGCCGGAAATTCATCCAGAGTCGTCACGACGCCCGTGTCTTCGTTGGTCTCCGTCAACTTGACGATAGGCAGGACAAAGCGTTCGCGCTCCAACTTGCGAAGAATGCGGGCCTCATCGTCGCCAAACTGCTCTTGATAGCTCTCGTAGTGATCCTGCCACACATCCGAGATGTATTTTAGGAAGAGCATGACCAGGATGTAGTCCTTATACTGAGCCGGATCGACCGTGCCACGGAAAGTATCGCAAGCGGCCCAAGCGGCTTGATTGATGTCACGTTGATTGATTTGAGTTTCCATAAATATTAGTTCTCCCCTTTTGCTAGTTGCATGAGTTGTGTTGAAATAAGTGCCCTCCGACGCTCCGACAAAGCTTCGAGCAAAGTAAGCTCGCGCTGCAAAAGAGCAGCCATGTCGACGATTACCTGTTGCGTCGGCAGATCTGGCAAATCGACCGGTAGGCCTTCTAAACTGTTTTTGCTGACCATTTTTTGCGCAGTACCCTTGATGCGACTCGCCAAATAGGCCTGCGCCTCGTCTTGGTGTAGATACCAGTTCAAATACTCTGGAAGAACCTCCTGCACCGAATTCACACGCACCCGATAGAGCGGAGCCGCCAAAATAATCGCTTCACGGGGCTCATCCACCATCAGCGCGGGACTCATATCCATGCCTCGGGAACGAAAAACAAGGTCGCCGAGCCGTAAAAGCTGCGAGTCTTTAACCTCTCCCACTTCCACACGCTGTAATTCGCGACAATCTACGACATCGTCCCAAGTCAAATCTTTCATCTGCACAACCGGCGCACCGCCTGCACATGCTTCCAAGCGAGAACGGAAGCTATATCCGACCTGAACTTGTGCGATTTCCTTTAGACATCTCGGCATAAGAATACAGCAACTAAGTTACTACAAATACAGAATGTCAAGCATTACACAGCACTGCAATGCGATTACTGCAAAAAAGACATCCGTAGCGACCATCTACAAGGCCTATCCCTCATAAACCATCGAATTTGACTCAAGCGCAGTCAACAGCCCTTCAATCGTAAGGTGATAGGCAGACTGAAGCTACCAAGGACACGATGCCCTCGTCCATGCGCATCGAGCACATCATACTCATTCAAAATTGAGCGTTCGACGTTGGACGTTCGAAGTTCAAACCTCCATTGCCACGATCCAAAGTCTCACGACTGTTCCGGTCTGCTTCGCTGCCGGCCTTGTCGCCTGCGGCTCGGAACGGCTACGAGCGTCCCTACAACTTAAGATTCGAGACCACTCTCGAGCAACGCGGGCACTTGTTGCAGCAATTGATCGCGTGCGATCTCGGCCTCGGTGCCAGCAGTCAAGTCGCGCACTTTAACGACGCCGCGCTCCAACTCTTCGCTGCCGTAAATGAGCGCGAAGCGGGCACCCGACTGGTTGGCGGCCTTGAATTGCTTGCCGAAACCTTGATTCTTGAGCGGATACTCAACCTGGTAACCCAGTGCTCGCAGCTGAGCGGCATCCGCCAGCGCGGCATCACGCTCGTCCTCGCCTCCGATGATCGCGATAAACTCGGGGCGTTGCATATATTCCGGCATCAGCGACTTGCTCTCGAGCAGGTCCACCAATGTGACATCGCCCATCGCAAAACCGACCGCCGGCATATCGGGCCCGCCTAGTTTCTTAACCAGCGCGTCATAGCGCCCGCCCCCGGCCAAGGCACGCCCGGCGCCACTGGCCTCAAAGGCTTCAAAAACAAAGCCTGTATAGTATGCGAGCCCACGCACGATCCCGAGATCGATTTGAATAAAGTCACCTGCGCCGGCTGCCTTGAGATTACGCAGTAGCTGCGCCCAGTCTTCCATGCGCGCCTTAGCTTGAGCTGCGAGATCCCCTTCGAGTGGTAAATTTTCAATATACGCACGCAAACGGTCGAAGTCGCGAATCGCGATCGCCTCCTCGATGCGGCCCAAGAAGGCTTCCGCTTGCTCACCGAGCACGGGTGCCAGCTTCTCAATGGTCTTGCTGCGATCGGTGCGCTCAAGCTTGTCGATAATGCCCAACACGGTGGCACTGCCCGCCTCGTCGAGCCCCTCGGCTGCCAACATCAACAGCCATAGGTCACGGTCACTGAGGCGCACTTTAAAGTCACCCGCACTGAGACCAAAGGCTTGCAACGCCTGACAGAGCAGCGCGATCAGTTCGGCGTCGGCGGTCGGGCCTGGCTCGCCGAAAATGTCGACATTGAACTGATAAAAGGCACGCAAACGCCCCTTCTGCGGACGTTCGTAGCGATAGTGTTCACCAATATTGAACCACTTAACGGGACGCTTCAGGCTATTAGCCTTAGCACCGATCAAACGCGCCAACGAAGGCGTCATTTCCGGGCGCAGAGCCACCGCACGGCCGCCGCGGTCTTCAAAATTAAACAGTTGGCTGACGATTTCTTCGCCCGATTTTTCGATATACAGCTCCAGTGGCTCCAGCACCGGGGCATCGTATTCCAAAAAGTTAAAGGCACGCGCGACCTGACGCCAGCGACCAAAAACATGATTCCGACGCGCACAGGCCTCCGGATAAAATTCCCGGAATCCGGGTAGCGTTTCAAACTGCATAATGAATCTCCCTTAGAAAGATGCTAAACGACTAGACCTCACGATCCGTCCAAAGATTTGAATTATTAAAAAAATCAAATCTTCCGAGTCGCAGATAAGCTCTAATTACAGAGCATCCACGTCCAAGTCCTGAAGCTGAGCCTTCAACTCCTTGCCAGCCTTGAACTTGATCACGGCACGCTTAGGAATGACGACGTCAGTCTCCGGCTTATTCGGGTTGCGACCGATGCGAGATTTGCGAATCTGCACTTCGAATACACCGAAGTTGCGCAGCTCAACATTACGTCCCTCGCTCAGCGCTCTGGCGATCGCGTCGAGAGTCAGTTGCACAGTTTCTCGCACTTCTTTTTGCGGAAAATCAGTTTTATCGTAGATATCTAGAACGATATCGCGTTTTGTAAGGTTATTGGACATCCTGGGTATGCTAGGTGGCTTGCGAAAATGAAAAATCAAAAGTTACTGTTGCTGCGATACTTCGGATCGCGAAAACACTGTCAAACTAGAAAAAATATGAGTGATAAAGAACCACCAAATCCTTTCGAGGAAATTCAACGTCAATTAAAAGATTTGTTCAAGGACTCGAATGTAAAAGTGTCAACCCATGGTTTCACCGAAAGCGATCCTTTTGCCGACGAGCCCGAGGAGTCCGAACCGGAAAAACCGAGCGAACCCAATAAGAGCGCTCAAACGCTGGACAATATTCGCAACTTCCATCTCAAACCAAAGGAGATACGCGACTATTTAAATCGCTTTGTCATCCGTCAAGATGAGGCCAAAAAAGTTCTATCTGTGGCGATTTGCGATCACTACAACCATATCCGCAGCACACTTTCCGGCGAAAGCACGGAAGCCACCGAGTATAGTAAGCAAAATCTACTCTTTCTCGGCCCGACCGGAGTCGGCAAGACCTACCTGATGAAAAATGTGGCGCGCCTGATCGGCGTCCCCTTCGTCAAGGCCGATGCAACCAAGTTTTCAGAAACTGGCTACGTCGGCTCCGATGTGGAAGATCTGGTGCGCGATCTAGTCAAAGCGGCCGATGGCGACATCGAACTCGCCGAAAAAGGCATCATCTTTGTCGATGAAATCGATAAAATCGCCGCCGAAGCCGGCGCGGGAGGACGCGATGTGTCCGGCCGCGGCGTGCAAATCAACCTGCTCAAACTAATGGAGGAGACAGAGGTCAGCCTCTTCAGCCCGACCGACATGATGGCTCAGATGCAGGCCGCGATGGAAATCCAGCGCGGCGGCAAGCCGAAGCGAAAATCGATTAATACCAAAAACATTCTGTTTATAGTGAGCGGCGCTTTCGATAAATTGGCTGAATCGATCAAAAAACGACTCTCCCAAAACGAGATGGGCTTCGGAGCCAGTGTGAGCGACGAGCAAGAAGACCTCTCCGCTTACCTGCAGCACGCGGAGACCAGCGACTTTATCAAATACGGATTCGAGCCCGAATTCATTGGCCGCGTACCCGTGCGCTGCGCCTGCTCCGCACTGAGCTCCAACGACTTGGCGCACATTTTAACAACCTCAGAAGGCAGCGTGCTCCACCAGTATCGCGACGACTTCCGTGGCTACGGAATCGACTTCGACATCGGCCCCGAAGCCATCATGGCCATCGCCGAGGCTGCCAGCCAAGAAGGCACCGGTGCCCGCGGCATTATGACCGTCATGGAACGCCTCTTCCGCGATTATAAATTCGAACTGCCCTCAACCGCGATCAAGCACTTTGAAGTTACGCCCGAAATGATCGCCGACCCCGCAGCCAGCCTACAGGCCCTCAAAGCAGAGAACGCCCACTTACAAGCTGCCGTCTGGGAAAATGACATTAAACGCTACGCCACGGCCTTCGAGAAGCAGCACGGCTTCACCCTGGAATTCAAACCACTGGCGGTGGAAGCCTTACTGCAAGAAGCCGAACAACGTGACCAAAGCATTCAGTCACTCTGCAGTGACAAGTTTAAAGATTTTGAGCACGGATTGAGCATCATCAATCGCAACACAGGCCAGACCGTTTTCAAACTGGGCAAGCTCGCGATCGAAAACCCAGATAAGGAGCTTTCTAAATGGGTGGTTCGCAGCATCGAAAGCGTCAAAGGAAGCTCAGATTGAGATTGAACGCGCTCCAAAGTTCCCACTCCCTACTCTCCATTCAATAAGATGCCAGAAGGAAAAGCAGTCAGCCAAATGTTCGCCGGAATCGCCGGGCGCTACGACGTCGCCAATCACCTCCTCAGCGGAGGGATCGATTTTTACTGGAGGCGCGTGCTCACGCGCATGGTGCAGCAGCGTGCGCCCAAGGATATAGCGGACCTCGCGACAGGCAGTGGCGACGTCGCCTTCAAGCTGCGCGACCGCA
The nucleotide sequence above comes from Coraliomargarita algicola. Encoded proteins:
- a CDS encoding virulence RhuM family protein — encoded protein: MKDDLSSHSGPSTQHSDLGEAAKGQFLVYQAEDGQLKLDVRFEDESFWLTQPLMAELFQTTQQNVSQHILNIYEEKELVLEATHKKFLSVRLEGKREVKRLLDYYNLDMIISVGYRVKSHVATRFRIWATQQFKRAEPQGGFSFGILMSGRAMDNRFKIWTLSTFLASPSWGLAFPFLGGCV
- a CDS encoding AAA family ATPase — its product is MNIEIKNCNNIDSASITLAEKKLNIKFAPNGTGKSTIARAISLATTEGSNLDELIPFKLREVNPDNQSPEISGLESLHNVMCFNEEYVNQFTFRQDELLNNSFDVFIKTESYRQKERDIEELVSEMKQLFVGNEELEALISTLKEMGAAFKLTKNGIAKSSTGIKGLAAGNKIQHIPAELECYKPFIQSQNSVGWVDWQTKGYEYADLSDNCPFCTSNAVDKKEQIRKVGQEYDKNTIKNLVAIIGVIGRLGDYFSEDAKATLSNIITLKDGLEKEHESFLVIVKERIDLLVEKLEKLRTLSGFQFKEGEQVAEILPTYKIDLKAFSELNSDKTQRSIDPINVSIDAIIDKAGQLQGKIIQQRREMQRVVEKHQKDINEFLSYAGYRYKVEIVGEGDQARLKLLHVDHKQHLSGGKQHLSFGERNAFSIVLFMYECLSKQPDLIILDDPISSFDKNKKYAILEMLFRRDTDSCLKSKTVLMLTHDVEPIIDTIKSLSHKFGNQTAASFLKLANGIVEELEIGRNDIETFAQICKAALGSTKDDIIKLIYMRRHLEIIDNKGDAYQVLSNLQHKRARAIDSRELKNEDDDYPEMDPSKFSAGCELISSDIADFSYADALSRVIDTAAMKQLYHACTNGYEKLQVCRLIDHDENDPVIEKFIKETYHIENEFICQLDPAKYDTIPAYIVEECDKSIAEVS
- a CDS encoding restriction endonuclease subunit S — encoded protein: MKFQELQNICSVRSGGTPSKRDNNLWGDHLPWITAKDLKVPVLRSSLLMLSELGEAKAKITPADSLLILVRGMTLFKDVPVCLAGRELAFNQDIKALVLDDGIDPKYVLYYLVGSKHKLMRLVDSAGHGTGRLNTDLLKAFPILLPPLPEQKAIAAVLSTWDAAIEKTERLIEAKERRFRGLMQELIPGAHNNSNRRESRKVKVGEVCEVITSNVDKKVHEGEMPVRLCNYMDVYRNYYITQKLGFMSASASSSEIEKYQLRVHDVILTKDSETADDIANSACVLEAPQDLVCGYHLAILRPNEELFGPYLNFALHTPRIRYEFSRQANGVTRFGLTMSAYNMVELPLPSWDEQQAIAEALTRSQEEITLLKLITEKYKAQKRGLMQKLLTGEWRVNLG
- a CDS encoding KilA-N domain-containing protein, with the protein product MRKNKTIDVQGTAIAVFSKGDMDFISLTDMLQAKDGDFFIADWLRNRNTVEFLGIWEKVHNPDFNYGEFATIKSQVGLNSYKISVKEWVAKTNAVGLVAKAGRYGGTYAHQDIAFEFGMWISAEFKIYLIKEFQRLKELEQKQLGWDVRRNLTKINYRIHTDAIQAHLIPDTLNKAQINRIYASEADLLNMALFGKTAQQWREDNPQEKGNIRDFANSSQLVCLANLESLNAHFIEEGLPAADRLQRLNQTAVQQMQILVEDRIVKKIEGKKA
- a CDS encoding type I restriction-modification system subunit M gives rise to the protein METQINQRDINQAAWAACDTFRGTVDPAQYKDYILVMLFLKYISDVWQDHYESYQEQFGDDEARILRKLERERFVLPIVKLTETNEDTGVVTTLDEFPANYYSLYERRSAANIGELINVVLEHVESNNKAKLEGVFRNINFNSESNLGKTKDRNRRLKTLLEDFHKPQLDMRPSRVSEDVIGNTYIYLIERFAADSGKKAGEFFTPLQVTELVARLVEPKAGDRICDPTCGSGGLLVQASRQIAGRDFALYGQESNGSTWALCRMNMFLHSFDSARIEWCDTLNGPLLVENDRLMQFDCVVANPPFSLDKWGAENAESDTYNRFWRGVPPKSKADWAFISHMIETALEKSGRVSVVVPHGVLFRGAAEGRIRQKMIEENLLDAVIGMPGNLFPTTNIPVAILVFDRAREKGGPRESCQDVLFVDASREFVSGKNQNNLSAEHLDKIMATFRARKTIDKYAYLAPVSEIAENDFNLNIPRYVDTFEEEEPINIDEVQTEIDALEAELVEVRAQMAEKLKQINRNPES
- a CDS encoding restriction endonuclease subunit S, with the translated sequence MPRCLKEIAQVQVGYSFRSRLEACAGGAPVVQMKDLTWDDVVDCRELQRVEVGEVKDSQLLRLGDLVFRSRGMDMSPALMVDEPREAIILAAPLYRVRVNSVQEVLPEYLNWYLHQDEAQAYLASRIKGTAQKMVSKNSLEGLPVDLPDLPTQQVIVDMAALLQRELTLLEALSERRRALISTQLMQLAKGEN
- the hisS gene encoding histidine--tRNA ligase is translated as MQFETLPGFREFYPEACARRNHVFGRWRQVARAFNFLEYDAPVLEPLELYIEKSGEEIVSQLFNFEDRGGRAVALRPEMTPSLARLIGAKANSLKRPVKWFNIGEHYRYERPQKGRLRAFYQFNVDIFGEPGPTADAELIALLCQALQAFGLSAGDFKVRLSDRDLWLLMLAAEGLDEAGSATVLGIIDKLERTDRSKTIEKLAPVLGEQAEAFLGRIEEAIAIRDFDRLRAYIENLPLEGDLAAQAKARMEDWAQLLRNLKAAGAGDFIQIDLGIVRGLAYYTGFVFEAFEASGAGRALAGGGRYDALVKKLGGPDMPAVGFAMGDVTLVDLLESKSLMPEYMQRPEFIAIIGGEDERDAALADAAQLRALGYQVEYPLKNQGFGKQFKAANQSGARFALIYGSEELERGVVKVRDLTAGTEAEIARDQLLQQVPALLESGLES
- a CDS encoding HU family DNA-binding protein codes for the protein MSNNLTKRDIVLDIYDKTDFPQKEVRETVQLTLDAIARALSEGRNVELRNFGVFEVQIRKSRIGRNPNKPETDVVIPKRAVIKFKAGKELKAQLQDLDVDAL